The following are encoded in a window of Sulfitobacter sp. S190 genomic DNA:
- a CDS encoding inositol monophosphatase: protein MTNSLPAPLAPALSPAQRRQIINVVRRAARAEILPRFRKLAAGDIRTKADDADLVTDADIAAEAMIARALQIAFPHALVIGEEAATDKPEILDQIGQAQLAFHIDPVDGTWNFAKGLHTFGVIIAATRYGQPVFGLIYDPVSDDWAIASEETEAQLQRPIGPAETLKVSMGKPLEDLTGLLPLWLFPKDKQAQIAATLPGFASVTSLRCSAHEYRMVAQGHVDFTLSASLNSWDHAAGALICAQAGAHVEMLDGGDYSAARQHGYLLVAPDKITWNKLRKTFAFLLAETDGGADMASS from the coding sequence ATGACCAACAGCCTGCCCGCCCCACTCGCACCTGCCCTTAGTCCAGCGCAGCGGCGCCAGATCATCAATGTGGTCCGCCGTGCCGCGCGCGCTGAAATCCTGCCGCGCTTTCGCAAACTCGCGGCTGGCGACATCCGTACAAAGGCGGATGACGCGGATCTCGTGACAGATGCGGACATAGCGGCAGAGGCAATGATCGCGCGCGCTTTGCAGATTGCGTTCCCGCACGCGCTGGTCATCGGGGAAGAGGCCGCAACAGACAAACCTGAAATTCTGGATCAGATCGGCCAGGCCCAGCTTGCCTTCCATATCGATCCTGTCGACGGCACCTGGAACTTTGCCAAGGGCTTGCACACTTTTGGCGTGATCATCGCAGCCACGCGATATGGCCAACCGGTTTTCGGTCTGATCTACGATCCTGTCTCTGATGATTGGGCAATTGCATCCGAGGAAACGGAGGCCCAGTTACAACGCCCGATCGGCCCCGCCGAAACGCTTAAGGTATCGATGGGCAAACCGCTCGAAGACTTGACGGGGTTGCTGCCACTTTGGTTGTTCCCCAAGGACAAGCAGGCACAGATCGCTGCGACACTGCCGGGATTTGCCAGCGTCACGTCGCTGCGGTGTTCGGCGCATGAATACCGCATGGTCGCGCAGGGGCATGTCGATTTCACCCTGTCCGCCAGCCTGAATTCCTGGGATCACGCCGCAGGTGCGCTGATCTGCGCACAGGCCGGCGCCCATGTCGAAATGCTCGACGGGGGTGACTACAGCGCCGCGCGCCAGCACGGGTATCTGCTTGTCGCACCGGACAAAATCACCTGGAACAAATTGCGCAAGACTTTCGCGTTCCTGCTTGCCGAAACCGACGGCGGCGCAGATATGGCGTCGTCCTAG